In Thiospirochaeta perfilievii, a single window of DNA contains:
- a CDS encoding peptidylprolyl isomerase, translated as MKKLLLLLIPAVLFGCQTPENKVIASVSKHKITQAEFENEVERLKKAMVPEDYVMQEEEKAKFEAQILNNMILKFVYTQKLDALDIQVEEGAIDEQFSQLISQYGSEEAMISDVEAKGFTMDELREEFTYQYRMQELSKYAVESDTEVSDKEIETYYNDNKESVFAQPGTVTARHILVTTDNKSEEEALTKIKDIKEKISGGMDFSQAAVEYSEGPSGPNGGQLGSFQKGQMVGEFEVVAFSIPVNTVSEPVLTQFGYHLILVDNRTDKSFAPFEETKSYIKNRLKVDKFFQEIEDSAKIKKPDWAQQEV; from the coding sequence ATGAAAAAATTATTACTACTGCTTATTCCAGCAGTTCTATTTGGGTGTCAAACACCAGAAAACAAAGTTATTGCGTCAGTTTCAAAGCATAAAATAACTCAAGCAGAGTTTGAAAATGAAGTTGAAAGATTAAAAAAAGCAATGGTTCCCGAGGACTATGTTATGCAAGAAGAAGAGAAGGCAAAGTTTGAAGCCCAAATTCTTAATAACATGATATTAAAATTTGTCTATACACAAAAACTAGACGCCCTAGATATTCAAGTGGAAGAGGGTGCAATAGATGAGCAATTTTCCCAGTTAATAAGTCAATATGGTTCAGAAGAGGCTATGATTTCAGATGTGGAAGCTAAGGGTTTTACAATGGATGAACTTAGGGAAGAGTTTACATACCAGTATAGAATGCAGGAGTTAAGTAAATACGCTGTAGAGTCTGATACTGAAGTTAGTGACAAAGAGATTGAAACCTACTACAACGACAATAAAGAGAGCGTTTTTGCCCAACCGGGAACTGTTACAGCTAGACACATTTTAGTAACAACTGACAATAAGAGCGAAGAGGAAGCCTTAACAAAAATTAAAGATATTAAAGAGAAGATCTCTGGCGGTATGGATTTCTCCCAAGCGGCGGTAGAGTATTCCGAAGGCCCTTCTGGACCAAACGGTGGACAACTAGGTTCTTTCCAAAAAGGTCAGATGGTTGGAGAATTTGAAGTTGTAGCCTTCTCTATACCTGTAAACACAGTAAGTGAGCCAGTTTTAACCCAGTTTGGTTACCACCTAATCCTAGTTGATAACAGAACTGATAAGAGTTTTGCACCCTTTGAAGAGACTAAAAGTTATATTAAAAACAGATTAAAAGTTGATAAATTTTTCCAAGAGATTGAAGATTCAGCTAAAATCAAAAAACCAGATTGGGCACAACAAGAAGTTTAA
- a CDS encoding CPBP family intramembrane glutamic endopeptidase has translation MPKNMWYNYLIGGVLGLLLFISLNPIFLIPISRLGYIKDINSFIGVNLSFFPLIISILVIIKFYHKRKLVNFINRENSINTKRFLRGFVIWFILQSTTLIYNLIFFKNQLSFNFNPSKFLIFLLLSISLTPIQVASEEFLFRGYLIDFLRSFSKNKLFIILASSLLFALPHLKNPEVKNSTFTFFLIYLTMAITFSYITVKYRGLEYSFGVHLANNLFAINIVNYPDSPLPSSPIFLLSNGIAPLPTLLQTLLFSALLVIIIKKLEKNN, from the coding sequence ATGCCTAAAAATATGTGGTATAACTACTTAATAGGAGGAGTCTTAGGGCTGCTCCTATTTATATCACTTAACCCTATATTTTTAATACCAATAAGCAGATTAGGCTATATAAAGGATATAAACTCCTTTATTGGTGTTAATCTCTCCTTTTTTCCACTAATAATATCAATTTTAGTTATCATTAAATTTTACCATAAAAGAAAATTAGTTAACTTTATAAACAGAGAAAATAGTATTAATACAAAAAGGTTTTTAAGAGGTTTTGTTATATGGTTCATACTACAAAGCACGACCCTAATATATAACCTAATATTTTTTAAAAATCAGCTTAGCTTCAACTTTAACCCTAGCAAGTTTTTAATATTTTTACTTCTTTCAATATCCCTTACACCTATCCAAGTTGCTTCAGAAGAGTTTTTATTCAGAGGCTACTTAATAGACTTCCTAAGGAGTTTTAGTAAAAACAAGCTATTTATTATACTTGCCTCATCACTTCTTTTTGCACTACCCCACTTAAAAAATCCAGAAGTAAAAAACAGTACTTTTACATTCTTTTTAATCTACCTAACAATGGCAATTACATTCTCCTACATAACTGTTAAATATAGGGGATTAGAGTACAGCTTCGGAGTACACTTAGCAAACAATCTATTTGCAATAAACATAGTAAACTATCCAGACTCCCCTCTACCATCTTCACCAATATTTTTATTAAGCAACGGGATTGCCCCACTACCAACACTTTTGCAAACACTACTTTTTTCAGCCTTATTAGTAATTATTATCAAAAAACTTGAAAAGAATAATTAA
- the rocF gene encoding arginase, with product MNFRKIGLIGVPQDVGASKKGVDMGPGAIRVAGVIAKLRKLGHEVKDFGTVDCYTVDQFDSRDPNNLGLNYLDIILDTCSLLKDRVELIINAGYMPLVLGGDHSISIGTLAGLKKMNQGNTGVIWIDAHGDFNTAETSPTGNIHGMPLAIATGRGEKSLLALGPSPTVSEKNCVIIAAREIDPNEAKLLKESNVTVFTMMDVMKKGIVEIASEAIKIASDGVDHVHVSFDVDSLDPKEAPGTGTQVPGGLHYREVALLLESISKCNKVSSFELVEVNPALDIQNQTAELAVELLCHAFGKEMY from the coding sequence ATGAATTTCAGAAAAATAGGCTTAATTGGGGTTCCTCAGGATGTTGGAGCGTCAAAAAAAGGTGTAGACATGGGTCCTGGAGCCATAAGAGTAGCAGGTGTTATAGCTAAACTTAGAAAACTAGGACATGAAGTAAAAGATTTTGGAACTGTGGATTGTTATACAGTTGATCAATTTGACTCAAGAGACCCAAACAACCTTGGTTTAAACTACTTAGATATTATATTAGATACATGTTCTCTATTAAAAGATAGGGTAGAACTTATTATAAACGCTGGTTACATGCCCCTAGTATTAGGAGGAGACCACAGTATTTCCATAGGAACACTAGCAGGATTAAAAAAGATGAACCAGGGAAATACTGGAGTTATATGGATTGATGCCCATGGAGATTTTAACACAGCAGAAACATCTCCAACTGGGAACATACATGGAATGCCACTGGCCATAGCAACGGGAAGAGGAGAGAAAAGTCTATTAGCCTTAGGCCCCTCACCTACTGTATCCGAAAAAAACTGTGTTATAATTGCAGCAAGGGAGATAGACCCTAACGAGGCTAAACTTTTAAAAGAGTCAAATGTAACTGTATTTACAATGATGGATGTTATGAAGAAGGGTATTGTAGAGATTGCATCAGAAGCGATAAAGATTGCATCCGACGGAGTTGATCATGTCCATGTCTCCTTTGATGTCGATTCCTTAGACCCAAAAGAGGCTCCTGGAACAGGAACTCAGGTCCCTGGAGGACTTCACTATAGAGAGGTTGCTCTACTACTAGAGTCAATATCAAAGTGTAACAAAGTTTCAAGTTTTGAATTAGTTGAGGTAAATCCAGCACTAGATATTCAAAACCAAACAGCTGAACTCGCCGTTGAGTTGTTATGCCATGCATTTGGCAAAGAGATGTATTAA
- the trxB gene encoding thioredoxin-disulfide reductase, producing the protein MSETTIEHHKVIIVGSGPAGYTAAIYAARANLSPVMISGFQKGGQLTTTTEIDNFPGFPEGRDGNELMLDMEKQALRFNTQIIEDEVTKADLSKRPFILETYGKKYSCDSLIISTGATAKYLGNESEEKFKGRGVSACATCDGFFFKGKDVAVIGGGDTAVEEAIYLTNFCSKVYLMHRRDELRASKAMQKRAENNPKVEILWNTELDEVLGGDTGPLEDVRVINNKTGEKREIGVKGLFIAVGHKPNTELFKEFLDTDENGYLLTEKGTTKTNIEGVFACGDVMDSKYRQAITAAGTGCMAALETERWLAEKE; encoded by the coding sequence ATGTCTGAAACAACTATTGAACACCACAAAGTAATCATTGTCGGATCTGGTCCAGCAGGTTATACAGCTGCTATCTATGCAGCTAGAGCAAATCTTAGTCCAGTAATGATATCTGGATTTCAAAAAGGTGGGCAACTTACAACTACTACAGAGATTGATAACTTTCCAGGTTTTCCTGAAGGTAGAGATGGAAATGAACTTATGCTTGATATGGAAAAGCAAGCATTAAGATTTAATACACAAATAATTGAAGATGAAGTGACAAAGGCAGACCTTTCAAAAAGACCCTTTATTTTAGAGACCTATGGGAAAAAATACAGTTGCGATTCCTTAATTATATCCACAGGAGCTACAGCTAAATACCTTGGTAATGAGAGTGAAGAGAAATTTAAGGGTCGTGGAGTCTCCGCATGTGCAACATGTGATGGATTCTTTTTCAAAGGTAAGGATGTTGCTGTAATTGGTGGTGGAGATACTGCTGTAGAAGAAGCTATCTATCTAACTAACTTCTGCTCAAAGGTTTACCTAATGCACAGAAGAGATGAACTAAGGGCAAGTAAAGCTATGCAAAAAAGAGCTGAAAATAACCCTAAGGTTGAAATTCTCTGGAATACAGAGTTGGATGAGGTATTAGGTGGAGATACAGGTCCCCTAGAAGATGTTAGGGTAATAAATAATAAAACGGGAGAGAAGAGGGAGATTGGTGTAAAAGGCCTATTTATAGCTGTAGGACATAAGCCAAATACAGAACTTTTCAAGGAGTTTTTAGATACCGACGAGAACGGTTACCTATTAACAGAAAAAGGGACTACAAAAACTAACATCGAAGGTGTGTTTGCATGTGGAGATGTTATGGATAGTAAATATAGACAAGCAATTACTGCTGCTGGAACAGGATGCATGGCAGCCCTAGAAACAGAGCGGTGGTTAGCGGAAAAAGAGTAA